A stretch of Gemmatimonadota bacterium DNA encodes these proteins:
- a CDS encoding peptidase E, producing the protein MPATNTTSRILVAGGGFRTPFLAYMAALTGKVRPRICYLPTAVGDSPEAINRFYADCAPLAVEPHVQRVFIESLTQTEDWEEVLLSMDAIVASGGNTLNQQAIWRAQGIDLVLREAWERGIVLGGASAGGLCWFEEGTTDSRPKRLSVVKGLGFLKASHSPHYDGEPGRRPLYQELIGSGALQPGYACDNDAGILFEGQTVARVVHTREDAKVYHVSAVDGEVFERELPAEMLELTIRRE; encoded by the coding sequence ATGCCCGCCACCAACACGACCTCCCGCATCCTCGTCGCCGGCGGCGGATTCCGGACGCCCTTCCTCGCGTACATGGCGGCCCTCACCGGCAAGGTCCGTCCGCGCATCTGCTACCTCCCCACCGCCGTCGGCGATTCGCCCGAGGCGATCAATCGCTTCTACGCCGACTGCGCGCCGCTCGCCGTGGAGCCGCACGTCCAGCGCGTCTTCATCGAGAGCCTGACCCAGACGGAGGATTGGGAGGAGGTCCTCCTCTCCATGGATGCGATCGTCGCCTCCGGCGGCAACACGCTGAACCAGCAGGCCATCTGGCGCGCGCAGGGCATCGACCTCGTGCTGCGCGAAGCGTGGGAGCGCGGGATCGTCCTCGGCGGCGCGAGCGCCGGCGGCCTCTGCTGGTTCGAGGAAGGCACCACCGACTCGCGGCCCAAGCGCCTCTCGGTGGTGAAAGGCCTCGGCTTCCTCAAGGCGAGCCACTCGCCGCACTACGATGGCGAACCTGGACGGCGTCCCCTCTATCAGGAGCTCATCGGCTCCGGGGCGCTGCAGCCGGGATACGCCTGCGACAACGACGCGGGGATCCTCTTCGAGGGCCAGACGGTCGCCCGCGTGGTGCACACCCGCGAGGACGCGAAGGTCTACCACGTGAGCGCGGTCGACGGCGAGGTGTTCGAACGGGAACTGCCCGCCGAGATGCTCGAACTCACGATCCGCCGCGAATGA
- a CDS encoding penicillin acylase family protein — protein MRRATLGLSFGLSLGLAFGRLVAQTPDAVEVRYTAYGMPHVRATTLAGAGEGYGWAFARENLCLMLEKTVTLAGERSRSIGPDSSYVDDFVGVRLTNVESDAVHRYLLDPAAVDAARRAASADVHALVRGYVAGFNRHVRAAALPGEACRAQPWFRPLTEEDIWRRITQVPLIMTSMLLIKEIGVAAPPGRSDAGADAATESARPDALRALAALGGPTGGSNALAAGRAVLGASGGGFTFSNPHFPWRGSERLYAMHLTVPGRLDLFGSTLYGVPVPMIGFSESIGWSDTHTTDKRSTIYELTLDPADPTRYRVGDSTLAMRAVVVEIPTAGGRRTHTIWETRYGPVIVTPALPWTRDRAYAFADPERGNVRMADTFLAIASARSVHDIRDALVRHQGSPWSNITAADRHGEVLFANISVAGYVTDAQLARCRVTSAARAYENLADVTVLNGSDPQCAWTRDPRAPQPGIIPAELRPWTIRQDVTLNSNDSHWFPSPMPGATLEGYLQVIGPERTARGERTRIASLYARAHLGAAAERLTPASWEARFFASRNLLAELVLDDLLADCRATPRVTLVDGWAADLTEPCRVLAAWDRTDRLSSRGSALFAEFARGFERIPMTGFAWAPRFWRVPFDPADPVGTPRGFVASDETRRILARAALRFTGASLALDAPLEALQSTTRGGQRLALSGASYTYHMVSPAAFEPAKGITEIYHGDSYIHAVTLGAGGPTGRFIVTYSQSTNPASPHFADMTAVYARQEWIDVAFTPEAIAAAQVGPPVRWVR, from the coding sequence GTGCGGCGCGCGACGCTCGGACTCTCGTTCGGACTCTCGCTTGGTCTCGCGTTCGGCCGGCTCGTCGCGCAGACGCCCGATGCCGTCGAAGTGCGCTATACCGCCTACGGGATGCCGCATGTGCGCGCGACGACGCTCGCCGGCGCCGGCGAAGGGTACGGGTGGGCCTTCGCCCGCGAGAACCTGTGCCTGATGCTGGAGAAGACCGTCACCCTCGCCGGCGAGCGCAGCCGGTCCATCGGGCCCGACAGTTCATACGTCGACGACTTCGTCGGCGTGCGGCTCACCAATGTCGAGAGTGATGCCGTCCACCGGTATCTCCTCGATCCGGCCGCAGTCGACGCCGCGCGCCGCGCCGCGTCGGCGGATGTCCACGCGCTCGTGCGCGGGTATGTCGCGGGGTTCAACCGGCACGTGCGCGCGGCGGCACTCCCGGGTGAGGCGTGCCGTGCGCAGCCCTGGTTCCGGCCGCTCACCGAGGAAGACATCTGGCGGCGCATCACGCAGGTGCCGCTCATCATGACGTCGATGCTCCTCATCAAGGAGATCGGCGTCGCGGCGCCGCCAGGGCGTTCCGACGCGGGAGCCGACGCCGCCACGGAGAGCGCACGCCCGGACGCGCTGCGTGCGCTCGCCGCGTTGGGCGGTCCAACGGGCGGCAGCAACGCGCTCGCCGCCGGCCGCGCCGTGCTCGGCGCGTCCGGCGGCGGGTTCACGTTCTCGAATCCGCACTTCCCCTGGCGCGGCTCCGAGCGGCTCTACGCCATGCATCTCACCGTGCCCGGGCGGCTCGACCTCTTCGGGTCGACGCTCTACGGCGTTCCCGTCCCGATGATCGGCTTCTCGGAGTCGATCGGCTGGTCCGACACGCACACGACCGACAAGCGCAGCACCATCTACGAGCTCACGCTCGATCCCGCCGACCCGACACGGTATCGCGTCGGCGACTCGACCCTCGCGATGCGGGCAGTGGTCGTCGAGATCCCCACCGCGGGCGGTCGCCGCACGCACACGATCTGGGAGACGCGTTACGGTCCGGTGATCGTGACGCCCGCCCTCCCCTGGACGCGTGACCGCGCCTACGCGTTCGCCGACCCCGAGCGGGGCAACGTGCGGATGGCCGACACGTTCCTCGCGATCGCGAGCGCCCGGTCGGTGCACGACATCCGCGATGCGCTCGTCCGGCATCAGGGATCGCCCTGGTCCAACATCACCGCCGCGGACCGGCACGGCGAGGTGCTCTTCGCGAACATCTCCGTCGCCGGCTACGTGACCGATGCGCAGCTCGCGCGGTGCCGCGTCACCAGCGCTGCGCGCGCGTACGAGAACCTCGCCGACGTCACGGTCCTGAACGGATCCGATCCGCAGTGCGCGTGGACACGCGACCCGCGCGCGCCGCAGCCGGGGATCATCCCCGCCGAGCTGCGGCCGTGGACCATCCGGCAGGACGTCACGCTCAACTCGAACGACAGCCACTGGTTCCCGAGCCCGATGCCCGGCGCGACGCTCGAGGGCTATCTGCAGGTGATCGGACCGGAGCGCACGGCGCGCGGGGAACGGACGCGGATCGCGTCGCTGTATGCGCGCGCCCACCTCGGTGCGGCGGCTGAGAGGCTCACACCTGCCTCCTGGGAGGCGCGCTTCTTCGCGTCGCGCAACCTCCTCGCCGAACTGGTGCTCGACGACCTGCTCGCGGACTGCCGCGCGACTCCCCGCGTCACGCTGGTCGACGGCTGGGCCGCGGACCTGACCGAGCCGTGCCGCGTGCTGGCGGCGTGGGACCGCACCGACCGGCTCTCCTCCCGGGGATCGGCCCTCTTCGCCGAGTTCGCGCGCGGATTCGAGCGCATCCCGATGACCGGCTTCGCGTGGGCGCCGCGGTTCTGGCGGGTGCCCTTCGATCCCGCCGACCCGGTGGGTACTCCGCGCGGATTCGTCGCCTCGGACGAGACGCGTCGGATCCTCGCGCGCGCCGCGCTTCGCTTCACGGGCGCGTCGCTCGCGCTCGACGCACCATTGGAGGCGCTCCAGTCGACGACCCGCGGAGGGCAGCGGCTCGCGCTCTCGGGTGCGAGCTACACCTATCACATGGTCTCCCCGGCGGCCTTCGAGCCCGCCAAGGGGATCACCGAGATCTACCACGGTGACAGCTACATCCACGCCGTGACCCTCGGCGCCGGGGGGCCCACGGGGCGGTTCATCGTCACCTACTCGCAGTCGACCAATCCGGCATCGCCGCACTTCGCCGACATGACGGCCGTGTACGCACGCCAGGAGTGGATCGACGTCGCGTTCACGCCCGAGGCGATCGCGGCGGCGCAGGTGGGCCCGCCGGTGCGCTGGGTGCGGTGA
- a CDS encoding MaoC family dehydratase gives MPEGPSRGGPLAADEVARATLRDRVGEELGVSAWLPISQARIDAFAAATDDIEPLHNDPAWCATHSPYGRPIAHGFLTLSLLTHFLHDITAHAIAGDSARTGFPLNYGFDRVRFLAPVPVDSRIRCRVRLLAAEPRGTGEFFRFGVTVEVEGAGRPALVADWLSLWVSDPRAHERTDG, from the coding sequence ATGCCCGAGGGTCCATCCCGCGGGGGGCCGCTCGCGGCCGACGAGGTGGCCCGGGCCACGTTGCGTGATCGTGTCGGCGAGGAGCTCGGCGTCTCGGCATGGTTGCCCATCTCGCAGGCGCGGATCGACGCCTTCGCGGCGGCCACAGATGACATCGAGCCGCTGCACAACGATCCCGCCTGGTGCGCCACGCACAGCCCGTACGGCCGCCCCATCGCGCACGGATTCCTCACGCTCTCGCTCCTCACGCACTTCCTCCATGACATCACCGCGCACGCGATCGCCGGGGACAGCGCCCGCACCGGCTTCCCGCTCAACTACGGCTTCGATCGCGTGCGATTCCTCGCACCGGTGCCGGTGGACTCGCGGATCCGCTGCCGAGTCCGACTGCTCGCTGCCGAGCCGCGCGGGACGGGCGAGTTCTTCCGCTTCGGCGTCACGGTAGAAGTCGAAGGGGCGGGACGGCCGGCGCTGGTCGCCGACTGGCTCTCGCTCTGGGTCTCGGATCCCCGCGCGCATGAGCGGACCGATGGCTGA
- a CDS encoding MFS transporter, with product MAESPAEDRHEAGAWGLALLLFAANCLSFVDRQVLTLLVKPMRADLGISDVQMSLLQGLAFASLYAVLGLPLGRLADRTHRPRLMAAGIALWSTMTIASAFAGSYALLFLARMGVAVGEAALAPAAVSLLADRFPRSRAGRAIGLFQAGIFAGSALALLAGGWLLAAFDAGDLAWVRALGITAGWRAVLLVVGAPGWLVAALLLLADEPRRTSAPAAAQLPLVASLRWMWARRDIYGGVIVAFTAVTVLAYGSLAWAPTVLVRVHGIASADAGVRLGLGMLIAGPLGVLGAGWLVDRLASRGRSDAPIVAAIGGVLAFAVVVPAFALAPSLAIATATAVALALVQGYPYGIASTSLAMVTPPEMRGQVVAFYLLVSNLLGLSLGPLLVALGTERIFHDDAAVGWSLALLPLLTAPLALAGLQRARAAYARAWREAQG from the coding sequence ATGGCTGAGTCGCCCGCGGAGGACCGGCACGAGGCGGGCGCGTGGGGGCTCGCCCTCCTGCTCTTCGCGGCGAACTGCCTCTCGTTCGTCGACCGGCAGGTCCTCACGCTGCTCGTGAAGCCGATGCGCGCCGACCTCGGCATCAGCGACGTGCAGATGAGCTTGTTGCAGGGACTCGCGTTCGCGAGCCTCTACGCCGTCCTCGGGCTCCCGCTCGGTCGACTCGCCGACCGGACCCATCGGCCTCGGTTGATGGCCGCCGGGATCGCGCTCTGGAGCACGATGACGATCGCCTCGGCCTTCGCCGGGAGCTACGCCCTGCTCTTCCTCGCGCGCATGGGGGTCGCCGTGGGCGAGGCGGCGCTCGCCCCCGCCGCGGTCTCCCTGCTCGCTGACCGATTCCCCCGATCACGCGCCGGTCGCGCCATCGGGCTCTTCCAGGCCGGCATCTTCGCGGGCTCGGCGCTCGCGTTGCTCGCGGGCGGCTGGCTCCTCGCCGCCTTCGACGCGGGCGACCTCGCCTGGGTCCGGGCGCTCGGGATCACCGCGGGATGGCGTGCGGTCCTCCTCGTGGTGGGCGCACCGGGATGGCTCGTCGCCGCCCTGCTCCTCCTCGCCGATGAGCCGCGCCGCACGTCGGCCCCCGCCGCAGCGCAGCTGCCGCTCGTCGCGTCGCTCCGATGGATGTGGGCACGGCGCGACATCTACGGGGGGGTGATCGTCGCCTTCACCGCGGTCACCGTCCTCGCGTACGGATCGCTCGCGTGGGCGCCGACGGTGCTCGTCCGCGTGCACGGCATCGCGTCGGCCGATGCAGGTGTTCGCCTCGGACTCGGCATGCTGATCGCCGGCCCGCTCGGCGTCCTCGGCGCGGGGTGGCTCGTCGACCGTCTCGCCTCGCGCGGGCGGTCCGACGCGCCGATCGTCGCCGCGATCGGCGGGGTGCTCGCATTCGCGGTCGTCGTCCCCGCCTTCGCGCTCGCGCCGAGCCTGGCGATCGCGACCGCGACCGCCGTTGCCCTGGCGCTGGTGCAAGGCTATCCGTACGGGATCGCGAGCACCTCGCTCGCGATGGTCACGCCTCCGGAGATGCGAGGGCAAGTGGTGGCCTTCTACCTGCTGGTCTCGAACCTGCTCGGCCTGAGCCTCGGTCCGCTGCTCGTCGCGCTGGGCACCGAGCGGATCTTCCACGACGACGCAGCGGTCGGGTGGTCGCTTGCGTTGCTGCCGCTGCTCACCGCGCCGCTCGCGCTCGCGGGGCTCCAGCGTGCGCGCGCGGCGTACGCGCGCGCCTGGCGGGAGGCGCAGGGATGA
- a CDS encoding TetR/AcrR family transcriptional regulator codes for MSRRAASRARAARPSAPSGVAFRDTVAGRQRAVTGRTKGERTRDRIFLATIDLLNEVGYREMKVSDVCARAEVTPPVLYLYFENKLALTTAVLRAFLDDFLARPASTERPTGRSAYAAIHAANRDWIAAARRNAGLVRCLLQLADDEPTFARLFADANDQWYRRISAAVLHRFPAARVRETDVRLVAYALGGMMDELVRKLFTTRDPHLVSLVAEVAPTDEAFAEFVSLLWYRALYAADPLDARSPLGPLARAAAR; via the coding sequence ATGAGCCGACGCGCGGCCTCCCGGGCGCGGGCCGCGCGCCCGTCCGCGCCGTCCGGCGTCGCCTTCCGCGACACGGTCGCCGGACGGCAGCGGGCCGTCACCGGCCGGACGAAGGGGGAACGCACGCGAGACCGGATCTTCCTCGCGACCATCGATCTGCTCAACGAGGTCGGCTACCGCGAGATGAAGGTGTCCGACGTCTGCGCGCGCGCCGAGGTCACGCCGCCGGTCCTGTATCTCTACTTCGAGAACAAGCTCGCGCTGACGACCGCGGTGCTCCGGGCATTCCTCGATGACTTCCTCGCCCGCCCCGCCTCGACGGAGCGCCCCACGGGCCGGAGCGCATACGCGGCGATCCACGCGGCGAACCGCGACTGGATCGCCGCCGCGCGCCGGAACGCCGGGCTGGTCCGCTGCCTGCTCCAGCTCGCCGACGACGAGCCCACCTTCGCGCGCCTCTTCGCCGATGCGAACGACCAGTGGTATCGGCGGATCTCCGCCGCCGTACTGCACCGCTTCCCCGCGGCGCGTGTGCGCGAGACCGACGTGCGACTCGTCGCCTACGCGCTCGGCGGGATGATGGACGAACTCGTGCGGAAGCTCTTCACCACGCGCGACCCGCATCTCGTCTCGCTCGTCGCGGAAGTGGCCCCGACCGACGAGGCCTTCGCGGAGTTCGTCTCGCTCCTTTGGTATCGCGCCCTCTACGCGGCGGATCCCCTCGACGCGCGCTCGCCGCTCGGACCGCTCGCGCGCGCGGCGGCGCGGTAA
- a CDS encoding aryldialkylphosphatase — translation MAGHVQTVLGPIAPDALGPTLLHEHVLCDIRPPAWRGDGMRGYDIPLPERFAIDYGEVHAPGNLVLDQVDLAAAELAHLRADGGRSIVDLSCGGLHPDPRGLAEVSRRADVHIVMGCGWYVDDYQAPGNAGRTVESFATEMLGQLRDGAWGSEIRAGIIGEIGCQAPWTALERRVMEGAVLAMQESGAALTIHPGRHPDQPQEVADFLRGRGVPMSRVVMSHLDRTIFDDDRLFRLADTGIVLEFDLFGMETTYYKLADIDMPNDGMRVATLGRLKARGHLDQIAISQDICYRSRLSTLGGHGYGHLLRNVVPLMRRRGFSEADVQRILVETPARLLTIG, via the coding sequence ATGGCCGGCCACGTCCAGACCGTACTCGGGCCGATCGCCCCCGACGCGCTCGGCCCCACGTTGCTGCATGAGCACGTGCTGTGCGACATCCGCCCGCCGGCCTGGCGCGGCGACGGGATGCGCGGCTACGACATCCCGCTCCCCGAGCGCTTCGCGATCGACTACGGCGAGGTGCACGCGCCCGGGAATCTCGTGCTCGACCAGGTGGATCTCGCGGCGGCCGAGCTCGCGCACCTGCGAGCGGACGGCGGGCGCAGCATCGTGGATCTGTCCTGTGGCGGCCTGCATCCCGATCCGCGAGGTCTCGCCGAGGTCTCGCGACGCGCCGACGTGCACATCGTCATGGGATGCGGTTGGTACGTCGACGACTATCAGGCGCCGGGGAACGCCGGGCGGACGGTGGAGAGCTTCGCGACGGAGATGCTCGGGCAGTTGCGCGACGGGGCGTGGGGCTCGGAGATCCGGGCGGGGATCATCGGCGAGATCGGATGCCAAGCGCCGTGGACCGCGCTGGAGCGGCGAGTGATGGAGGGCGCGGTGCTCGCGATGCAGGAGAGCGGCGCCGCGCTGACGATCCACCCGGGTCGGCATCCCGACCAGCCGCAGGAGGTCGCGGACTTCCTGCGGGGACGCGGCGTCCCCATGTCGCGGGTGGTGATGAGCCATCTGGATCGGACGATCTTCGACGACGACCGTCTCTTCCGCCTCGCGGACACCGGCATCGTGCTCGAGTTCGACCTCTTCGGGATGGAGACGACGTACTACAAGCTCGCCGACATCGACATGCCGAACGACGGCATGCGCGTCGCGACCCTCGGGCGGCTGAAGGCGCGCGGCCACCTGGACCAGATCGCGATCAGCCAGGACATCTGCTACCGCTCGCGGCTCAGCACGCTCGGTGGGCACGGGTACGGGCACCTCCTCCGGAACGTCGTGCCATTGATGCGTCGTCGCGGTTTCAGCGAGGCGGACGTCCAGCGGATCCTCGTCGAAACGCCGGCGCGCCTGCTCACGATCGGATGA
- a CDS encoding AMP-binding protein translates to MSVPNPLVGLADVAPRHRRLSDHVSHAPPDREAVVDANARLTYAALDAAVQRAAAGLRERGVRAGDRVAMLTAPGSAYWVAFLATVRIGATWLGLNPRSTASELAESLDDAHPACVIVAPGTATEAIDDPWRACAVDHEDLLAGPPAGVPDVSDPDAPALIVYTSGSSGKRKGACLSQRALLAAGRRRVAAWAHGPFRTLLNVPVNHIGGVGDLSVTTLVSGGTLICVPRFDAADTLALIARERVSFWYQVPTMFDLVLANDDPARHDLTSLRAVVWSGGPASAALVARLDALFPGRLGTDYSQTESVGAVTMAPLGAPAASLVDGAGWPDPTREVRLSSEGEVLVRDDMLFSGYLDAPDATARALRDGWLHTGDIGEWRADGTLRLIGRTSEMFKSGGYNVYPREIEIALDAMPGVARAVVIARPDPLWGEIGHAVVEPDTGAVLDAVTLLDALRARLSPYKVPKRLTFLASLPLLPIGKVDRRAVAALLP, encoded by the coding sequence ATGAGCGTACCGAACCCGCTCGTCGGACTCGCCGACGTCGCGCCGCGGCACCGCCGCCTCTCCGATCATGTGTCGCACGCGCCGCCCGACCGCGAAGCGGTGGTGGATGCGAACGCGCGGCTCACCTACGCCGCGCTCGATGCGGCGGTGCAACGGGCCGCGGCCGGCCTGCGCGAGCGGGGTGTGCGCGCGGGTGATCGCGTCGCGATGCTCACGGCACCGGGATCGGCATACTGGGTGGCGTTCCTCGCGACGGTCCGGATCGGAGCGACGTGGCTCGGGCTGAATCCGCGGAGCACGGCGTCGGAGCTCGCCGAGTCGCTGGACGATGCGCACCCCGCGTGCGTGATCGTCGCGCCGGGGACGGCGACGGAGGCGATCGACGACCCGTGGAGAGCGTGTGCCGTCGACCACGAGGACTTGCTCGCGGGCCCGCCGGCCGGGGTGCCCGACGTCTCCGATCCCGACGCACCGGCCCTCATCGTGTACACGTCGGGCTCGTCGGGAAAGCGGAAGGGCGCATGCCTTTCGCAGCGCGCGCTGCTGGCGGCGGGGCGACGAAGGGTCGCCGCCTGGGCGCACGGACCGTTCCGGACACTGCTCAACGTGCCGGTGAATCACATCGGCGGCGTGGGCGACCTGTCGGTGACGACGCTCGTCTCCGGCGGCACACTCATCTGCGTGCCGCGCTTCGATGCGGCGGACACGCTCGCGCTGATCGCTCGCGAGCGGGTGAGCTTCTGGTACCAGGTGCCGACGATGTTCGACCTGGTGCTCGCGAACGACGATCCGGCGCGCCACGACCTCACGTCGTTGCGCGCGGTGGTCTGGTCGGGCGGACCCGCGTCCGCCGCACTCGTCGCGCGGCTCGACGCGCTCTTCCCCGGGCGCCTCGGCACCGACTATAGCCAGACCGAGAGCGTCGGCGCCGTGACCATGGCGCCGCTCGGCGCACCCGCCGCGTCGTTGGTGGACGGCGCGGGCTGGCCCGACCCGACCCGGGAGGTGCGCCTCTCGTCCGAGGGCGAGGTGCTCGTGCGCGACGACATGCTGTTCAGCGGCTACCTCGACGCGCCCGACGCGACGGCGCGTGCGCTGCGCGACGGCTGGCTCCACACCGGCGACATCGGCGAGTGGCGGGCGGACGGCACGCTTCGGCTCATCGGGCGCACCTCCGAGATGTTCAAGTCGGGTGGCTACAACGTGTATCCGCGCGAGATCGAGATCGCGCTCGACGCGATGCCGGGCGTCGCGCGCGCGGTGGTGATCGCCCGCCCCGATCCGCTGTGGGGCGAGATCGGGCATGCGGTCGTGGAGCCGGACACAGGGGCCGTGCTCGACGCCGTGACGCTGCTCGATGCGCTCCGCGCGCGCTTGTCGCCCTACAAGGTCCCCAAGCGTCTCACCTTCCTCGCCTCGTTGCCGCTCCTCCCCATCGGGAAGGTCGACCGGCGCGCGGTCGCCGCGCTATTGCCGTAG
- a CDS encoding M20/M25/M40 family metallo-hydrolase codes for MRHRLPALVALAVTLVAPLEAQAPDAIPARYRDVANRIIAAAEADSVGAWDRIAELSDRFGHRLSGSAALEQAIDWVAATMRADGLANVRKDPVMVPHWVRGAESLELVSPRRMSLPMLGLGGSIATPPGGITAEVMVVGTFEELAARASEAKGRIVLYDAEWRDYGFNGAFRRQGAIAAAKAGAVASLARSAGPYSMRTPHTGNMAYDSTVTRIPHASVTAEDAMMIRRMIARGEKVRVTLRMSAQMLPDAQSHNVMGELVGREKPSEIVVMGGHIDSWDVGSGAMDDGGGVVVAWEAIRLLKRLGLTPRRTIRVVGWTNEENGGRGGAAYRDQHQREVHQLAIESDGGVFAPTGFGFTGPPAARAAIEAIGSLLAPIGAGTIGASGGGADIGPIMQTGVPGMGLNVDDSRYFWFHHTDADTPDKLKPAEVRRVVAAMAVMAYIAADLEQSLRQ; via the coding sequence ATGCGCCACCGTCTTCCCGCCCTCGTCGCCCTCGCGGTGACGCTCGTTGCCCCTCTCGAGGCGCAGGCCCCGGACGCCATCCCCGCCCGCTATCGCGACGTCGCGAACCGGATCATCGCGGCGGCCGAGGCGGACTCGGTGGGCGCTTGGGACCGCATCGCCGAGCTCTCCGACCGCTTCGGGCACCGCCTCTCCGGCTCGGCGGCGCTCGAGCAGGCGATCGACTGGGTCGCGGCGACGATGCGGGCCGACGGGCTCGCCAACGTCCGCAAGGATCCGGTGATGGTCCCGCACTGGGTCCGTGGCGCGGAATCGCTCGAGCTCGTCTCGCCCCGTCGCATGTCGCTTCCGATGCTCGGACTCGGCGGCAGCATCGCGACCCCGCCCGGCGGGATCACCGCCGAGGTGATGGTCGTCGGGACCTTCGAGGAGCTCGCGGCCCGCGCGAGCGAGGCGAAGGGGCGGATCGTGCTGTACGACGCCGAATGGCGCGACTACGGGTTCAACGGTGCCTTCCGTCGGCAGGGCGCGATCGCCGCGGCGAAGGCCGGCGCGGTGGCCTCGCTCGCCCGCAGCGCCGGCCCGTACTCCATGCGCACGCCGCACACCGGCAACATGGCCTACGACTCCACCGTCACGCGCATCCCGCATGCGAGCGTCACCGCCGAGGACGCGATGATGATCCGCCGGATGATCGCGCGCGGCGAGAAGGTCCGCGTCACGCTGCGCATGAGCGCGCAGATGCTCCCGGACGCGCAGAGCCACAACGTGATGGGCGAGCTCGTCGGCCGTGAGAAGCCGTCGGAGATCGTGGTGATGGGCGGCCACATCGATTCGTGGGACGTCGGCAGCGGCGCGATGGATGACGGGGGTGGCGTGGTCGTCGCGTGGGAGGCGATCCGGCTCCTCAAGCGCCTCGGCCTCACGCCGCGGCGCACGATCCGCGTGGTGGGGTGGACCAACGAGGAGAACGGGGGTCGCGGTGGCGCGGCGTACCGCGACCAGCACCAGCGCGAGGTGCACCAGCTCGCGATCGAGTCGGACGGCGGCGTCTTCGCGCCCACCGGCTTCGGCTTCACCGGCCCGCCGGCCGCGCGCGCAGCCATCGAGGCGATCGGGTCGCTGCTCGCACCGATCGGGGCCGGCACCATCGGGGCCTCGGGCGGCGGCGCGGACATCGGGCCCATCATGCAGACCGGTGTCCCGGGGATGGGCCTCAACGTCGACGACTCGCGGTACTTCTGGTTCCATCACACTGACGCGGACACGCCGGACAAGCTCAAGCCGGCCGAGGTGCGCCGAGTGGTCGCCGCGATGGCGGTGATGGCGTACATCGCCGCGGACCTGGAGCAGTCGCTACGGCAATAG